One Rhododendron vialii isolate Sample 1 chromosome 2a, ASM3025357v1 genomic region harbors:
- the LOC131313063 gene encoding replication protein A 70 kDa DNA-binding subunit B-like — protein sequence MSCSKCNHGIDATDDTEFWCNFCDEKVEPTPRCKFNVLLSDSTGDITATTFTKVAETMFGITALYLKENTTEDGLSMAAMEAITKEVEYVVRVKAYKYGLEEKSHCLFNVH from the exons ATGTCATGCTCAAAATGCAATCATGGGATTGATGCCACAGACGATACTGAATTTTGGTGCAACTTTTGTGATGAGAAGGTTGAGCCAACGCCAAG GTGCAAGTTTAATGTTTTGCTCTCAGACTCCACAGGAGATATCACTGCGACAACGTTCACGAAAGTTGCAGAAACCATGTTCGGAATAACAGCTCTGTACTTGAAAGAAAACACAACTGAG GATGGGCTGTCCATGGCTGCAATGGAAGCAATTACTAAGGAGGTGGAATATGTTGTTCGTGTCAAAGCATATAAATATGGTCTAGAGGAAAAATCGCACTGCCTTTTTAACGTCCACTAG
- the LOC131313056 gene encoding uncharacterized protein LOC131313056: MSHGFKQYTFTPPETIAIINSSDRLWYVKIEDGKLTEGWDKIVHAHNIQDNFTLLFGYVGHLQFDLYVLNTEGCEVKYQWSSALPIHQLNAPIAWDAEMAMHNSNDSVTLTAYSPRLFRVSNHSVRCAILLTYTDLQRLSLPQYFRALCDQPT; the protein is encoded by the exons ATGTCACATGGTTTCAAACAATACACATTTACGCCACCAGAGACAATTGCAATAATTAACAGCAGTGATCGACTCTGGTACGTAAAAATAGAAGATGGCAAATTAACAGAAGGTTGGGATAAAATTGTCCATGCGCATAATATTCAAGACAATTTTACTCTACTCTTTGGCTATGTTGGACACTTGCAATTCGATCTTTACGTGCTCAATACTGAAGGATGTGAGGTCAAGTATCAATGGTCTTCAGCTTTACCAATTCATCAACTCAATGCTCCCATTGCATGGGATGCCGAAATGGCCATGCATAACTCCAATGACT CTGTGACACTAACTGCTTATTCACCGCGCTTGTTTCGAGTCTCAAACCACTCTGTGAGATGTGCTATACTGCTAACATACACAGATTTGCAAAGATTG AGCCTACCTCAATACTTCAGAGCATTATGCGATCAACCAACATAA
- the LOC131317469 gene encoding uncharacterized protein LOC131317469, with protein MLTVNDLLNPSMKPTTLTLWDQFTHHEAKRMTELTGPYPVVMGVRLKVNASYETKLETKGLTIFNFDPPLPEANVLRTWCLAHSIEIQNLDIGHLNQIGTPITPVESPFERDIIKIDRLPTISRNVIFIAAVVLLDTTCLQGH; from the exons ATGCTAACTGTGAACGATCTTTTGAATCCCAGCATGAAGCCAACAACATTGACTCTTTGGGATCAATTCACTCATCACGAGGCAAAAAGGATGACTGAACTTACAGGACCATATCCTGTTGTCATGGGTGTTAGGCTCAAAGTTAATGCTTCATATG AGACTAAGCTTGAAACTAAAGGTTTGACGATTTTCAATTTCGATCCTCCTCTGCCTGAAGCAAATGTGCTCAGAACTTG GTGTCTTGCCCACTCAATCGAAATCCAAAACCTCGACATAGGTCATCTTAATCAGATAGGGACACCTATCACTCCTGTTGAATCACCATTCGAGAGAGACATCATTAAGATTGACCGTCTTCCCACGATT TCTCGTAATGTAATATTCATTGCAGCTGTAGTACTATTGGATACAACCTGTCTGCAAGGTCACTGA